One window from the genome of Haloprofundus halobius encodes:
- a CDS encoding HAD family hydrolase, translating to MVYDAIIFDNDGVLVSLVEFTVLERAAREAFADCGVDDPREDHVDAMTFGVTPESLTTVADTYGFDPETFFAARDRIASRAQQDEIRAGRKALYDDFDTVRSLDHPLGIVSSNQQATVDFVLSHFGVTDLFETAYGREPIPESVTRKKPSTHYVDKALADLDAENALFVGDSATDVLAAHNAGLDSVFIRREHRADYLLDVEPTYEIETLTGLLDIDGVAVTDPAPQSSAFDGGTGA from the coding sequence ATAGTGTACGACGCAATCATCTTCGACAACGACGGGGTGTTAGTGAGTCTCGTCGAGTTCACCGTGCTCGAACGCGCGGCGCGCGAGGCATTCGCCGACTGCGGCGTCGACGACCCCCGCGAAGACCACGTAGACGCGATGACGTTCGGCGTGACGCCCGAGAGCCTGACCACCGTCGCCGACACGTACGGTTTCGACCCCGAGACGTTCTTCGCCGCCCGCGACCGCATCGCCTCCCGCGCACAGCAGGACGAAATCCGCGCCGGTCGGAAGGCGCTGTACGACGATTTCGACACCGTGCGCTCGCTCGACCACCCGCTCGGCATCGTCTCTTCGAACCAGCAGGCGACGGTCGATTTCGTGCTCTCGCACTTCGGGGTGACGGACCTGTTCGAGACGGCGTACGGCCGCGAACCCATCCCCGAGAGCGTGACGCGAAAGAAACCGAGCACCCACTACGTCGACAAGGCCCTCGCGGATCTCGATGCCGAGAACGCGCTGTTCGTCGGCGACAGCGCCACCGACGTGCTCGCCGCGCACAACGCCGGACTCGACTCGGTGTTCATCCGTCGCGAACACCGCGCGGACTATCTCCTCGACGTCGAACCGACGTACGAGATCGAGACGCTCACCGGACTGCTCGATATCGACGGCGTGGCGGTCACCGACCCGGCACCGCAGTCCTCCGCGTTCGATGGGGGTACGGGCGCGTGA
- a CDS encoding Rieske (2Fe-2S) protein, whose amino-acid sequence MSTDTPDAGSELVEVGSEGELADAGRKLVNVQGRAIALFHHEGEVRAVDNRCPHMGFPLTEGSVEDGILTCHWHHARFELSCGDTFDPWADDVESYPVELRDGTVYVDPRPTRDDPPADHWANRLEDGLEQNLRLVLAKSAISLVDAGVDPSEQVETGVLFGTRYREGGWSSGLTILAAMANVLPALRDEDEKRALYQGLVHVAADCANQPPKFDQESFEARDLPHSRLKSWFRDCIEVRDADGAERCLRTAIAAGATQAELTDILVSAATDHRYLDTGHTMDFVNKACESLDHIGWDHAEHLLPSLVDGLATAARSEERSSWRQPVDLAGMLDDSFARLDDLRAEGDGKEWTEPDGFTETLRDDDPERVVSSLEDAIRAGATVEQLARAVAYAAATRVAQFSTANEFSDWNTVHHTFTYANAVHQASQRTDAPELYRGVFDAAVNVYLDRFLNTPAAPIPERGAESADPDELLGDLRMTFEMEGEVNDAGRAAAHYLDAGGELSTLRERLGEALLREDAGFHTYQALEAGFAQIDEREGSPEEVRTLVVAVARYLAAHFPTRREREQTFTIASRLQRGEKIHEGVGSE is encoded by the coding sequence ATGAGTACCGACACGCCGGACGCCGGGTCCGAACTCGTCGAAGTCGGAAGCGAAGGTGAACTGGCCGATGCGGGCCGAAAACTCGTGAACGTGCAGGGGCGGGCAATCGCGTTGTTCCACCACGAGGGCGAAGTCCGCGCCGTCGACAACCGATGCCCGCACATGGGCTTTCCTTTGACCGAGGGCAGCGTCGAGGACGGTATCCTCACCTGCCACTGGCACCACGCCCGGTTCGAACTCTCCTGCGGCGACACGTTCGACCCGTGGGCCGACGACGTCGAGAGCTACCCCGTCGAACTGCGCGACGGAACAGTGTACGTCGACCCGCGGCCGACGCGCGACGACCCGCCCGCCGACCACTGGGCGAACCGTCTCGAGGACGGTCTCGAACAGAATCTCCGACTCGTCCTCGCGAAATCCGCAATCAGCCTCGTCGACGCGGGCGTCGACCCGAGCGAACAGGTAGAGACGGGCGTCCTGTTCGGCACGCGCTACCGTGAGGGCGGGTGGAGTTCCGGACTGACCATTCTCGCGGCGATGGCGAACGTGCTTCCGGCGCTTCGTGACGAGGACGAGAAGCGCGCGCTGTATCAGGGACTCGTCCACGTCGCCGCCGACTGCGCGAACCAACCGCCGAAGTTCGACCAGGAGTCGTTCGAGGCGCGCGACCTGCCGCATTCGCGGCTGAAGTCGTGGTTCCGCGACTGCATCGAGGTTCGCGACGCCGACGGCGCGGAGCGCTGTCTCCGGACGGCTATCGCCGCCGGCGCGACGCAGGCGGAGCTGACCGATATCCTCGTCTCGGCGGCGACCGACCACCGCTATCTCGACACGGGGCACACGATGGACTTCGTCAACAAAGCGTGCGAGTCGCTCGACCACATCGGGTGGGACCACGCCGAGCACCTCCTCCCGAGTCTGGTCGACGGCCTCGCCACCGCCGCGCGCAGCGAGGAGCGTTCCTCGTGGCGCCAGCCCGTCGATCTCGCGGGGATGCTCGACGATTCGTTTGCCCGATTGGACGACCTACGCGCCGAAGGCGACGGGAAGGAGTGGACCGAACCCGACGGGTTCACCGAGACGCTCCGCGACGACGACCCCGAACGCGTCGTCTCATCGCTCGAAGACGCGATTCGAGCGGGCGCGACCGTCGAGCAACTCGCCCGGGCGGTCGCCTACGCCGCCGCGACGCGCGTCGCGCAGTTCTCGACGGCCAACGAGTTCTCCGACTGGAACACCGTCCACCACACGTTCACGTACGCGAACGCGGTCCATCAGGCGAGCCAGCGCACCGACGCGCCGGAACTGTACAGAGGCGTGTTCGACGCGGCGGTCAACGTCTACCTCGACCGATTCCTCAACACGCCCGCCGCGCCGATTCCCGAGCGCGGGGCCGAGAGCGCCGACCCCGACGAACTGCTGGGCGACCTCCGGATGACGTTCGAGATGGAGGGCGAGGTGAACGACGCCGGTCGCGCCGCGGCGCACTACCTCGACGCCGGCGGCGAGTTGTCGACGCTCCGAGAGCGACTCGGCGAGGCACTACTCCGCGAGGACGCCGGGTTCCACACGTACCAGGCGCTCGAAGCCGGATTCGCACAGATTGACGAGCGGGAGGGCTCACCCGAGGAGGTCCGGACGCTCGTCGTCGCCGTCGCGCGCTACCTGGCGGCGCACTTCCCGACGCGCCGCGAGCGCGAGCAGACGTTCACCATCGCCTCGCGGTTACAGCGCGGCGAGAAGATACACGAAGGGGTCGGAAGCGAGTAG
- a CDS encoding NAD(P)/FAD-dependent oxidoreductase yields MTRTVCIVGAGAAGVGAAYALGDADVDVTILEKSRGVCGRAATRRRNGCRYDHGANYLKDADERTVELVEDLGGDGLVAFDDPVWTFDADGRVSESDRDPETKYTWEDGVTQLAKRLLARAETEVRRETRVERIQRGSGREHVDEDANGDRWYLVDTDGGSHGPFDAVVLTPPAPQTAGLLAETKWHSEHLPALREAVGAVRYRTIHSVMLHYPFEVDVPYYALVNTDSEHDIGWLSREECKRGHVPDGESLLVVQMAPHWSEQHYDDPLSETADAVAAKVAELMDDDRLTEFDWTDDQGWRYAQPNSGANEEILRRGESDGLFFAGDWVAGEGRVHLALWNGVGVGERIGESL; encoded by the coding sequence ATGACCCGCACCGTCTGTATCGTCGGTGCGGGTGCCGCGGGCGTCGGCGCGGCGTACGCGCTCGGAGACGCCGATGTAGACGTGACGATTCTGGAGAAGAGCCGCGGGGTCTGCGGACGGGCGGCGACGCGCCGCCGGAACGGCTGTCGGTACGACCACGGCGCGAACTACCTGAAAGACGCCGACGAGCGCACCGTCGAGCTCGTCGAAGACCTCGGTGGCGACGGACTCGTCGCCTTCGACGACCCGGTGTGGACGTTCGACGCTGACGGACGGGTGTCGGAATCCGACCGCGACCCGGAGACGAAGTACACGTGGGAAGACGGCGTCACGCAACTCGCCAAGCGTCTGCTCGCGCGGGCCGAGACGGAAGTGCGCCGGGAGACGCGCGTCGAGCGCATCCAGCGCGGCAGCGGCCGCGAACACGTCGACGAGGACGCCAACGGCGACCGATGGTACCTGGTCGACACCGACGGCGGGTCGCACGGTCCCTTCGACGCGGTCGTACTGACACCGCCCGCCCCGCAGACCGCTGGACTCCTCGCGGAGACGAAGTGGCACAGCGAACATCTCCCGGCGCTGCGCGAAGCCGTCGGGGCGGTGCGCTACCGGACGATTCACTCGGTGATGCTCCATTATCCATTCGAGGTGGACGTCCCCTACTACGCGCTCGTCAACACGGACAGCGAGCACGATATCGGGTGGCTCTCGCGCGAGGAGTGCAAACGCGGGCACGTCCCCGACGGCGAGAGTCTCCTCGTGGTACAGATGGCCCCGCACTGGTCCGAGCAGCACTACGACGACCCGCTTTCGGAGACGGCCGACGCCGTCGCCGCGAAGGTGGCGGAGTTGATGGACGACGACCGACTCACCGAGTTCGACTGGACCGACGACCAGGGCTGGCGCTACGCGCAACCGAACTCGGGCGCGAACGAGGAGATTCTCCGCCGCGGCGAGTCGGATGGGCTGTTCTTCGCGGGCGACTGGGTCGCCGGCGAGGGCCGCGTCCATCTGGCGCTGTGGAACGGCGTCGGGGTGGGTGAGCGGATCGGGGAGTCGCTCTGA